The Culturomica massiliensis sequence CCGGAGCGAAGAAGGGTTCGGCCTTTGCAGCGGATCTGGGTGCGATGTATCATGCGCCGTCGTGGAATGCGGGTCTTTCCGTAACGAACCTGGGTTCAAAGATCGATTACGGTTACGACAGCTATGAGCTTCCTGCCTGCCTGAAAGCGGGCGGGGCTTACTGGCATACCTTTTCTGACCGGCACCGTCTGACGGGTCATGCGGAGCTGGCTTACCGTCTGATGCCTTCCGATTACAGCGGCGTTAATGTTGGTCTTGGGGCCGAATACCTTTACAACGATCTGATAGCGGTGCGCGGGGGTTATCACATCGGGGACGATAAGAAGACAGGTCCGAGTTATGCCACTCTGGGTTGCGGTCTGATGTACCGCGGAGCAGAAGTGAACTTTGCTTACTGGCTGGCTGGCAGTGATTCGCCGGTGAAGGGAACGTTCTGTCTCTCTGCCGGATG is a genomic window containing:
- a CDS encoding PorV/PorQ family protein codes for the protein GAKKGSAFAADLGAMYHAPSWNAGLSVTNLGSKIDYGYDSYELPACLKAGGAYWHTFSDRHRLTGHAELAYRLMPSDYSGVNVGLGAEYLYNDLIAVRGGYHIGDDKKTGPSYATLGCGLMYRGAEVNFAYWLAGSDSPVKGTFCLSAGWNF